In the Gemmatimonadaceae bacterium genome, one interval contains:
- a CDS encoding cytochrome c, whose amino-acid sequence MSRILSRARLAAVAATLACWHTSSRREARDFERMRRQQRYDAYDASGFFPNGAVMQAPPANTIARDDGPPRLPVNGAKQYAISCAPCHGAGGFGGGPIAPNLGERRPPSLRTVRVSSMSSAALMTIVTDGIGRMPPLGWQLPPGARTAVLAYMQTIASSPRTLATFADSAQAARLRALDSLERAGASVRTILQLPLPHP is encoded by the coding sequence ATGAGCCGCATCCTCTCGCGCGCGCGCCTGGCGGCGGTGGCCGCCACACTCGCGTGCTGGCACACCTCGAGTCGCCGAGAAGCGCGCGACTTCGAGCGCATGCGGCGCCAGCAGCGGTACGACGCATATGACGCCAGCGGATTCTTCCCCAACGGGGCTGTCATGCAGGCGCCGCCGGCGAACACGATCGCGCGAGATGACGGGCCCCCACGCCTGCCGGTCAACGGCGCGAAGCAGTACGCCATCTCGTGCGCTCCTTGTCACGGGGCCGGGGGATTCGGTGGCGGCCCGATCGCGCCAAACCTCGGAGAGCGGCGGCCGCCGTCGCTTCGCACGGTTCGCGTGTCGAGTATGTCCTCCGCCGCGCTCATGACCATTGTGACGGATGGGATCGGGCGAATGCCGCCGCTCGGCTGGCAGTTGCCGCCCGGCGCACGCACGGCAGTGCTCGCGTACATGCAGACCATCGCGAGCTCGCCGCGCACTCTCGCAACCTTCGCCGATTCCGCGCAAGCAGCTCGTCTCCGCGCGCTCGACTCGTTGGAGAGGGCAGGCGCGAGCGTCCGAACGATCCTTCAGCTCCCGCTACCGCACCCATGA
- the nrfD gene encoding NrfD/PsrC family molybdoenzyme membrane anchor subunit — MTATSVEPRAAEQRPAEPDAPEWPVFRFKGTDEQLTDLLLAPLRGGGPIWWALFIVSLVGAGLFVVSMWVTVAKGIGTWGNNIPVAWAFAITDFVWWIGIGHAGTFISAFLLLLNQHWRASINRIAEAMTIFALMQAGLFPLLHLGRPWFFYWLIPYPATMGVWPNFKSALPWDIAAVATYFTVSLLFWYAGLVPDLATARDWSRSRAARIAYGVFALGWRGSSFEWRRHRLALVLLAGLATPLVVSVHSVVSLDFAIAQLPGWHSTIFPPYFVVGAIYSGFAMVILLLLPLRAAYRLEDVITERHLNAMAKLILTMGLLLAYAYVVELFVAWYSGDPNERFTFLHERPFGTYSLIYWIMIACNVVAPHVFWWKRCRTSVAVLFAASLAILVGMWLERFVIIVVSLHRDFLSSSWHFYRPTWVDLGLLFGSIGFFGVLFLLFVRFVPFVAISEVKRLRHELAANRGREIGLPHA, encoded by the coding sequence ATGACCGCGACCTCCGTCGAACCGCGAGCGGCGGAGCAGCGACCAGCCGAACCCGACGCGCCCGAATGGCCGGTCTTCCGGTTCAAGGGAACCGACGAGCAGTTGACCGATCTGCTCCTTGCGCCTCTGCGCGGTGGAGGGCCGATCTGGTGGGCGTTGTTCATCGTTTCTTTGGTGGGCGCCGGGCTGTTCGTCGTTTCCATGTGGGTTACTGTCGCCAAGGGCATCGGCACGTGGGGGAACAACATCCCGGTCGCCTGGGCATTCGCGATCACCGACTTCGTTTGGTGGATCGGGATCGGACATGCCGGGACGTTCATCTCCGCGTTCTTGTTGCTGCTCAACCAGCACTGGCGCGCGTCGATCAATCGGATCGCCGAGGCGATGACGATCTTCGCGCTGATGCAGGCGGGATTGTTCCCGCTGCTGCATCTGGGTCGGCCGTGGTTCTTCTATTGGCTGATTCCGTACCCGGCGACGATGGGCGTGTGGCCCAACTTCAAGAGCGCACTGCCATGGGACATCGCGGCGGTCGCCACGTATTTCACCGTGTCGTTGCTCTTTTGGTATGCCGGCCTGGTGCCCGACCTCGCGACCGCTCGCGATTGGTCGCGTTCGCGGGCCGCGCGGATCGCATACGGTGTCTTCGCGCTCGGATGGAGGGGGTCGAGCTTCGAATGGCGGCGTCACCGGCTCGCGCTCGTGCTGCTGGCCGGGCTCGCCACGCCGTTGGTCGTGTCGGTGCACAGCGTCGTGAGTCTCGACTTCGCGATCGCGCAACTGCCCGGTTGGCATTCGACGATTTTCCCGCCGTATTTCGTCGTCGGCGCCATCTACTCGGGGTTCGCGATGGTGATACTGCTCTTGCTCCCCTTGCGCGCCGCATACCGCCTCGAAGACGTGATCACCGAGCGACACTTGAACGCGATGGCCAAGCTCATCCTGACGATGGGCCTGCTGCTCGCCTACGCGTACGTGGTCGAGCTGTTCGTCGCCTGGTACAGCGGCGATCCGAACGAGCGATTCACGTTCCTGCATGAGCGGCCGTTCGGGACATACTCGCTGATTTACTGGATCATGATCGCATGCAACGTCGTCGCGCCGCACGTCTTCTGGTGGAAGCGATGCCGAACGAGCGTGGCCGTGCTGTTCGCGGCCAGTCTGGCGATTCTCGTCGGGATGTGGCTCGAGCGATTCGTGATCATCGTCGTATCGCTCCACCGGGATTTCCTCTCGTCGAGCTGGCACTTCTATCGTCCGACCTGGGTCGATCTGGGGCTGTTGTTCGGCAGCATCGGTTTTTTCGGCGTGCTGTTTCTGTTGTTCGTTCGCTTCGTGCCGTTCGTGGCGATCAGCGAAGTCAAGCGATTGCGACACGAGCTGGCCGCGAATCGCGGGCGCGAGATCGGTCTTCCGCATGCGTGA
- a CDS encoding DUF3341 domain-containing protein has product MRDAHWPSGAIAAEFEDAESLVRATRELDRAGYAKVEAYSPYPILEVERPLFARPSRLPVVVFLAGLAGAVLGYWIQWYANAVSYPLNIGGRPAHATPAFIIPTFEATVLCASLAAFVGLFWLLRLPRPWHPMFEADGFERASIDRCWVAIDMTDDRVDARRTAADLAVLGARHVVRVPPLD; this is encoded by the coding sequence ATGCGTGACGCTCACTGGCCGTCCGGAGCCATCGCCGCGGAGTTCGAGGACGCGGAGTCGCTCGTTCGCGCCACTCGCGAGCTGGATCGCGCCGGGTATGCGAAGGTCGAGGCGTACTCGCCGTACCCGATCCTCGAGGTTGAACGGCCGCTCTTCGCACGGCCCTCGCGCCTTCCCGTCGTCGTCTTTCTCGCCGGGCTCGCCGGCGCGGTACTCGGCTACTGGATTCAATGGTACGCGAACGCCGTCTCGTATCCGCTGAACATCGGCGGGCGACCGGCCCACGCGACGCCGGCGTTCATCATCCCGACGTTCGAGGCGACGGTGTTGTGCGCTTCGCTCGCCGCTTTCGTCGGCCTGTTCTGGTTGTTGCGCTTGCCCCGGCCGTGGCATCCGATGTTCGAGGCGGACGGCTTCGAGCGCGCGTCGATCGACCGGTGCTGGGTCGCGATCGACATGACCGACGACCGCGTGGATGCGCGTCGAACCGCCGCCGACCTGGCGGTGCTCGGCGCGCGCCATGTCGTTCGCGTGCCGCCGCTCGACTGA
- a CDS encoding 4Fe-4S dicluster domain-containing protein yields the protein MNDRERDAGLDRREFLRLAGASIALAGLDGCTRMPAENILPYVDNRPELTPGVGQHYATAMCLDGIATGLIVESHEGRPTKIEGNPDHPASLGASGPIEQASILQLYDPDRAKFARIGEKRSSWKEIQAELSPSSLGARVGSRGERLRILIEPTSSPLEEELLAKVLERYPGATVHMYAPMVAERATSPLVPHHDVSRADVILAVDADFLASGPFHLRYARQFADNRRLKAPTDAMNRLYAIESDFTPTGSAADHRFAVRPRDRAMVLSALIAQVANSSGPSAPAWIEGVARDLKSRPGRSVVIGGSRLSAEERSIVDQLNGAVGATGAGGLAWHAPNPLIGRSVPIRSFAELLAELHAKVVDTLIVVGGNPIYASPAALALASLIRSVPNVGYVGLYENETARVARWFVPQSHYLESWGDARAYDGTLSIVQPLVSPLYESITPPELYAVIAGVEENGGAYALLRSSVNTRVSTGADAAWTSALRRGVVADTAFPPAAASAVPGPAVAATVLPPTAESGAGAGIDVVYSADPKVHDGSFSNNAWLQELPSPLTQLAWGNAALISPTTARRARLESGDVVTLSAKGRSLTIPVLVVPGHADDAATLHFGYGRAGGESVARGVGSNVYQLWPTFDTWVEHGATIAPTGTATPLVIAQTHETLAASRPVRAATLDDYRKAPATVGLRPERVLSLYPEPPERLLANGTNQWAMTIDLGTCIGCNACVIACQSENNIPVVGPGDARNGRIMHWMRIDRYFEERENEVAALLQPMLCQHCEKAPCEYVCPVEATVHSADGLNEMVYNRCVGTRFCSNNCPYKVRHFNWFDYNARLSETELMSKNPNVTVRERGVMEKCTFCVQRIREAEIGAGREGRQLRGSEVRTACQQACPTNAIVFGSLTEDGSAVVRTRNAARAYTALHELGTQPRVSYLARIRNQNADLPREG from the coding sequence CGCCGGTGCAAGCATCGCGCTCGCCGGACTCGACGGATGCACTCGCATGCCGGCGGAAAACATTCTGCCGTACGTCGACAATCGTCCCGAGCTCACGCCGGGCGTCGGTCAGCACTACGCGACCGCGATGTGTCTCGACGGAATCGCGACGGGGCTGATCGTCGAGAGCCACGAGGGACGGCCCACGAAGATCGAAGGCAATCCCGATCATCCCGCGAGCCTCGGCGCCAGCGGCCCGATCGAGCAGGCGTCGATTCTCCAACTGTACGATCCGGATCGCGCGAAGTTCGCCCGCATCGGAGAGAAACGGTCGAGCTGGAAGGAGATTCAAGCCGAACTGTCGCCGTCGAGCCTGGGAGCGCGGGTCGGATCTCGAGGGGAGCGACTGAGAATTCTCATCGAGCCCACGTCGTCGCCGCTCGAGGAAGAATTGCTGGCGAAGGTGTTGGAGCGGTATCCGGGCGCGACGGTTCACATGTATGCGCCGATGGTCGCGGAGCGCGCGACCTCGCCGCTCGTCCCGCACCACGACGTCTCTCGCGCCGACGTGATTCTTGCCGTCGACGCCGACTTCCTGGCCAGCGGTCCGTTTCACCTTCGATACGCTCGCCAGTTCGCCGACAATCGCCGCCTGAAGGCTCCGACCGACGCGATGAACCGCCTGTACGCGATCGAGTCGGATTTCACGCCGACGGGCTCGGCGGCCGACCACCGATTCGCCGTGCGACCACGAGACCGCGCGATGGTGCTGAGCGCTCTGATCGCTCAGGTCGCGAACTCGAGTGGGCCGAGCGCACCAGCGTGGATTGAGGGGGTCGCAAGAGACCTGAAAAGCCGGCCCGGTCGCAGCGTTGTCATCGGAGGCTCGCGTCTGTCGGCCGAAGAACGGAGCATCGTCGATCAGTTGAATGGCGCCGTTGGCGCGACCGGGGCAGGGGGTCTCGCGTGGCACGCTCCGAACCCGTTGATCGGCCGGTCGGTGCCGATCCGGTCCTTCGCCGAGCTGCTCGCCGAGCTGCACGCGAAGGTGGTCGACACGCTCATCGTGGTTGGAGGGAATCCGATTTACGCTTCGCCCGCCGCTCTCGCTCTCGCGTCGCTCATACGAAGCGTGCCCAACGTCGGCTACGTGGGGCTCTACGAGAACGAGACCGCGCGGGTCGCACGCTGGTTCGTTCCGCAATCCCACTATCTGGAGTCGTGGGGCGACGCGCGAGCGTACGACGGCACGCTTTCGATCGTGCAGCCGCTCGTCAGTCCTCTCTACGAATCGATCACGCCGCCGGAGCTGTACGCCGTGATCGCCGGTGTTGAAGAGAACGGTGGTGCGTACGCCCTTCTTCGCTCCTCGGTGAACACCCGCGTCTCGACTGGCGCCGATGCGGCGTGGACGTCCGCGCTGCGTCGCGGTGTGGTTGCCGACACGGCCTTCCCACCTGCCGCGGCATCGGCGGTGCCAGGCCCGGCCGTCGCGGCGACGGTTTTGCCGCCCACGGCGGAGAGCGGGGCCGGGGCCGGCATCGACGTTGTCTACTCGGCCGATCCGAAGGTGCACGACGGCTCGTTCTCGAACAACGCATGGCTTCAAGAGCTGCCGTCGCCGCTCACGCAGCTCGCGTGGGGCAACGCGGCGCTGATCAGTCCGACGACCGCGAGACGTGCGCGGCTCGAGAGCGGTGATGTCGTCACGCTGTCGGCGAAAGGCCGCTCGCTGACGATTCCGGTGCTCGTCGTACCTGGCCACGCGGACGACGCGGCCACGCTGCACTTCGGCTACGGACGCGCAGGCGGCGAATCGGTCGCACGAGGCGTCGGCTCGAATGTGTATCAACTGTGGCCGACGTTCGATACGTGGGTCGAGCATGGCGCGACGATTGCGCCGACCGGGACCGCCACCCCGTTGGTGATTGCGCAAACGCACGAGACGCTCGCGGCGAGCCGTCCGGTCCGAGCGGCGACGCTCGACGACTACCGAAAGGCGCCCGCGACCGTCGGCCTGCGGCCGGAGCGGGTCCTCTCGTTGTATCCGGAACCTCCGGAACGGCTGCTCGCCAACGGCACGAACCAGTGGGCGATGACGATCGACCTCGGGACGTGCATCGGATGCAACGCGTGCGTCATCGCCTGCCAGTCGGAGAACAACATTCCCGTCGTCGGCCCGGGCGACGCGCGCAACGGCCGAATCATGCACTGGATGCGGATCGACCGGTACTTCGAGGAACGAGAAAACGAGGTCGCCGCGCTCCTCCAGCCGATGCTCTGCCAACATTGTGAAAAAGCGCCGTGCGAGTACGTGTGCCCCGTCGAGGCGACGGTTCACAGCGCCGACGGGCTGAACGAGATGGTGTACAACCGCTGCGTCGGGACGCGCTTCTGCTCCAACAACTGTCCGTACAAGGTGCGCCATTTCAACTGGTTCGACTACAACGCGCGCCTCTCGGAAACGGAGTTGATGTCGAAGAACCCGAACGTCACGGTCCGCGAACGCGGCGTGATGGAGAAGTGCACGTTCTGCGTGCAACGAATTCGCGAGGCCGAGATCGGCGCGGGGCGCGAGGGTCGTCAGCTTCGCGGGTCGGAAGTGCGGACGGCGTGTCAACAAGCGTGCCCCACCAACGCCATCGTTTTCGGTTCACTCACGGAAGACGGCTCGGCGGTCGTGCGTACGCGGAACGCGGCGCGCGCCTACACGGCGCTGCACGAGCTTGGCACGCAGCCCCGGGTGAGCTACCTGGCGCGCATTCGCAATCAGAACGCCGACCTGCCGCGCGAAGGATGA
- a CDS encoding HypC/HybG/HupF family hydrogenase formation chaperone, which translates to MTVRRDVDCEDLAHCITCSDEANRMRVLSVDADGAIAVCVDDEGRQSEVMLALTPEAKPGVEVLVHAGVALSLASRVEGNP; encoded by the coding sequence ATGACGGTGCGCCGCGACGTCGACTGCGAAGACCTCGCGCACTGCATCACCTGCTCGGATGAGGCGAATCGAATGCGCGTGCTCTCCGTCGACGCCGACGGCGCGATCGCCGTCTGCGTCGACGACGAAGGTCGGCAGTCCGAGGTGATGCTCGCGCTGACGCCGGAGGCGAAACCGGGAGTCGAGGTGCTCGTGCACGCGGGCGTCGCGCTGTCGTTGGCGTCGAGAGTCGAGGGAAATCCATGA
- the hypC gene encoding HypC/HybG/HupF family hydrogenase formation chaperone: MCLAIPGQIVDVVDAERRLARVDVAGVRRTINVALLDGAPVAVASGDWVLIHVGFAISRVDESEALATLELLERMGAEYQQEVNEIRASVRE; the protein is encoded by the coding sequence ATGTGTCTCGCGATTCCGGGCCAAATCGTTGATGTCGTCGACGCGGAGCGCCGGCTCGCCCGCGTCGACGTTGCCGGGGTTCGACGCACCATCAACGTCGCGCTGCTCGACGGGGCGCCCGTCGCGGTCGCCAGCGGTGACTGGGTGCTGATTCACGTCGGCTTCGCGATCTCGCGTGTGGACGAAAGCGAGGCGTTGGCGACGCTCGAATTGCTCGAGCGAATGGGTGCCGAGTATCAGCAAGAGGTGAACGAAATCCGGGCGAGCGTCCGCGAATGA
- the hypF gene encoding carbamoyltransferase HypF has product MTGFATTQAVPVTSRRVRVDVRGTVQGVGFRPFVFRLARALALSGFVRNGPGGVTIELEGDDRAIDRFLSRLVREAPKHARVGRVSVEEIASIGDHEFVVATSGEQGTAAALLPPDLCTCSDCLRELFDPADRRYRYPFINCTACGPRFTIARRVPYDRSSTTMAAFTMCPQCQAEYDDPADRRFHAQPNACPRCGPKVSLRDPRGVVVSAGPSDAIAGAAAAIRDGAIVAVKGLGGYHLACRADNASAVARLRRRKQRDDKPFALMAADLDAARRLVRLDDAEADLLTSDARPIVIARAEPGALVAELVAPARDELGVMLPYTPLHHLLVADADGALVMTSGNVSDEPIAFRDDDAVHRLSAIADLFLSHDRPIEAACEDSVVRVVTVAERRQPLFIRRSRGFVPQPIPVPLSSNETILATGGQLKNTACVVRHSEAIVGPHVGDLDDMSSLVAFSRGVDHLAQLIGAPPAIVAHDLHPDYASTRYALDRGELEPIAVQHHHAHFAACLAEHGETGPAIGLVFDGAGLGADGRIWGGEILYGDIGHSIRIGHLRAVRMPGGESAVREPWRMACAWLTDAFGVEPAIPAPLRETVAPEQWRAVSRLALAGPLPVTTSVGRLLDACAAMSGVRSRVTYEAQAAIEFEAAAKAHRRARARRGGSPSAGVYENSIVIEKIDDQLVIDPRELVRAVYDDVRDGREAGDIASSVHGGLVYAARLVAELGAEVRGSRTIALSGGVFQNTLLLEELALALTASGHRVLVPRLLPPNDGGLSYGQAVAAAWRRKNVSRDSGPNR; this is encoded by the coding sequence GTGACGGGCTTCGCCACGACGCAGGCCGTGCCTGTCACATCTCGCCGCGTGCGCGTCGACGTGCGCGGCACGGTGCAGGGCGTCGGTTTCCGACCGTTCGTGTTTCGGCTGGCCAGGGCCCTCGCGCTGAGCGGTTTCGTCCGCAACGGTCCGGGCGGAGTCACGATCGAGTTGGAGGGAGACGACCGGGCCATCGACCGCTTTCTCTCGCGACTGGTGCGCGAGGCGCCGAAACACGCGCGCGTTGGTCGCGTCAGCGTCGAGGAGATCGCGAGCATCGGCGATCACGAATTCGTGGTCGCCACGAGCGGCGAACAGGGAACCGCGGCGGCGTTGCTGCCGCCCGACCTCTGCACCTGTTCCGACTGTCTGCGCGAGCTCTTCGATCCGGCGGACCGCCGATATCGCTACCCATTCATCAACTGCACGGCGTGCGGCCCACGCTTCACCATCGCTCGGCGCGTTCCTTACGACCGGTCGTCGACGACGATGGCCGCGTTCACGATGTGCCCGCAGTGCCAGGCCGAGTACGATGATCCCGCCGACAGGCGTTTTCACGCTCAGCCGAACGCGTGCCCGCGCTGCGGTCCAAAGGTGTCGCTGCGCGATCCGCGGGGAGTGGTCGTGTCGGCGGGGCCATCCGATGCAATCGCCGGCGCGGCCGCCGCGATACGAGACGGCGCCATCGTCGCGGTCAAAGGACTCGGCGGCTACCACCTCGCGTGTCGCGCCGACAACGCGTCGGCGGTCGCGCGTCTTCGCCGCCGAAAGCAGCGCGACGACAAGCCGTTCGCGCTCATGGCCGCCGACCTCGACGCCGCGCGAAGGCTCGTCAGACTCGACGACGCCGAGGCGGACCTCCTGACGAGCGACGCCCGTCCGATCGTCATCGCGCGCGCCGAGCCGGGTGCTCTCGTCGCCGAGCTCGTCGCTCCGGCGCGCGATGAGTTGGGCGTGATGCTGCCGTACACGCCGCTTCATCATCTGCTCGTCGCCGACGCCGACGGCGCGTTGGTGATGACGAGTGGAAACGTGAGCGACGAGCCGATCGCGTTTCGCGACGACGACGCCGTACACCGGCTCTCCGCCATTGCCGATTTGTTCTTGTCCCACGACCGGCCGATCGAAGCCGCGTGCGAGGACTCGGTCGTGCGCGTCGTGACCGTCGCCGAGCGCCGACAGCCGCTCTTCATTCGGCGATCGCGCGGCTTCGTGCCGCAACCGATACCCGTCCCGCTGAGCTCGAATGAAACGATTCTGGCCACCGGCGGACAACTCAAGAACACGGCCTGTGTCGTCAGGCACTCCGAGGCGATCGTCGGTCCGCACGTCGGCGACCTCGACGACATGAGCTCCCTCGTCGCCTTTTCTCGGGGAGTCGACCATCTCGCCCAGTTGATCGGCGCGCCACCGGCGATCGTCGCTCATGATCTGCACCCCGACTACGCGTCGACGCGCTATGCGCTCGACCGCGGCGAGCTCGAGCCGATCGCGGTACAGCATCATCACGCGCACTTCGCGGCGTGCCTCGCGGAGCACGGCGAGACCGGCCCGGCGATAGGACTCGTCTTCGACGGAGCGGGCTTGGGCGCCGACGGCAGGATCTGGGGTGGAGAGATCCTCTACGGCGACATCGGACATTCGATTCGCATCGGGCATCTCCGTGCCGTGCGCATGCCGGGAGGGGAGAGCGCCGTACGCGAGCCGTGGCGAATGGCCTGCGCGTGGTTGACCGACGCGTTTGGCGTCGAGCCGGCGATTCCCGCGCCGCTGCGCGAGACGGTGGCGCCGGAGCAATGGCGCGCCGTGAGTCGTCTGGCTCTCGCCGGTCCGTTGCCGGTTACGACCAGTGTTGGGCGGTTGCTCGACGCATGCGCCGCGATGAGCGGAGTCCGCTCGCGCGTCACGTACGAGGCGCAAGCCGCGATCGAGTTCGAGGCGGCTGCAAAGGCTCATCGCCGCGCGCGTGCGCGGCGCGGCGGATCGCCGAGCGCCGGCGTGTACGAAAACTCGATCGTGATTGAGAAGATCGACGACCAGCTCGTCATCGATCCGCGCGAACTCGTCCGTGCGGTATACGACGACGTACGCGACGGTCGTGAGGCGGGCGACATCGCATCGAGCGTGCACGGCGGTCTTGTTTATGCAGCACGGCTAGTCGCCGAACTCGGAGCGGAGGTTCGCGGTTCGCGCACGATCGCACTCTCGGGTGGCGTGTTTCAGAACACGCTGTTGCTCGAGGAGCTCGCCCTCGCGTTGACCGCGAGCGGCCATCGCGTTCTCGTGCCGCGCCTCCTGCCGCCGAACGATGGCGGTTTGTCCTATGGCCAAGCAGTCGCGGCCGCGTGGCGGAGGAAGAATGTGTCTCGCGATTCCGGGCCAAATCGTTGA
- the hypD gene encoding hydrogenase formation protein HypD translates to MRFVDEFRNAELGARLADQISAVADPSRHYKIMEVCGGHTHTIYRYGVADLLPANVELVHGPGCPVCVIPMGRVDDAIAIARQPGVILTCFGDMMRVPGGRGSLTEAKAAGADVRMVYSPLDALRIAQANRGREVVFFAVGFETTAPSTALTILRAQAERVSNFTVYSNHVTIVPPIRALLESPDLRLDAFIGPGHVCTVVGARPFHFIAAEYRKPVVISGFEPLDVLQSAYMILRQLAEGRCEVENQYTRVVPAEGNAAAFRVLADVFELRPHFEWRGLGFISQSALKISPKYAMFDAELRFSVPGVRIADPKACQCGEVLKGVIKPWECKVFGTACTPEHPIGTCMVSSEGACAAYYNFGRLTRRPRGRPAEMVS, encoded by the coding sequence ATGAGATTCGTCGACGAATTCAGAAACGCCGAGCTTGGCGCCCGACTGGCGGACCAGATCTCGGCGGTCGCCGATCCATCGCGCCATTACAAGATCATGGAGGTCTGCGGCGGCCACACGCACACGATCTATCGATACGGCGTGGCCGACCTGCTCCCCGCGAACGTCGAGCTCGTGCACGGTCCGGGTTGCCCGGTCTGCGTCATCCCGATGGGCCGCGTCGACGACGCGATCGCGATCGCTCGGCAGCCGGGTGTCATTCTCACCTGCTTCGGCGACATGATGCGCGTGCCTGGCGGCAGGGGCTCGCTCACGGAAGCGAAGGCGGCCGGCGCCGACGTGCGGATGGTCTACTCGCCTCTCGACGCGCTGCGCATCGCGCAGGCGAACCGCGGCCGCGAAGTCGTCTTTTTCGCCGTGGGGTTCGAGACGACCGCGCCGTCCACGGCGCTCACGATTCTTCGCGCGCAGGCGGAGCGCGTCTCCAACTTCACGGTGTACTCGAACCACGTCACGATCGTACCGCCGATTCGCGCGCTGCTCGAGTCGCCCGATCTACGGCTCGACGCGTTCATCGGTCCGGGCCACGTCTGCACGGTGGTCGGCGCGCGGCCCTTCCACTTCATCGCCGCCGAGTACCGAAAGCCGGTCGTCATCTCCGGCTTCGAGCCGCTCGATGTGCTGCAATCGGCGTACATGATCCTCCGCCAGTTGGCCGAGGGACGGTGCGAGGTGGAGAACCAGTACACGCGCGTCGTGCCGGCCGAAGGCAACGCCGCGGCGTTCCGCGTGCTCGCCGACGTCTTCGAGCTCCGACCGCACTTCGAGTGGCGCGGACTCGGCTTCATCTCGCAGAGCGCACTCAAGATCTCGCCCAAGTACGCGATGTTCGACGCCGAGCTGCGGTTCTCGGTGCCTGGCGTGCGGATCGCCGATCCCAAGGCGTGTCAGTGCGGTGAGGTGCTGAAAGGCGTCATCAAGCCGTGGGAGTGCAAGGTGTTCGGCACCGCGTGCACACCCGAGCACCCGATCGGCACCTGCATGGTGTCGAGCGAAGGGGCGTGCGCGGCCTACTACAACTTCGGACGCTTGACGCGTCGCCCGCGCGGACGACCGGCAGAGATGGTCTCATGA